TTCGCGTCCACCACCAAAGCCGAAGGTTTTGAAGCCCATCGATTCCAGCGCGACGTTGCCGGTCAGGATCATCAGGTCGGCCCAGCTGATTGCGTTGCCGTACTTCTGCTTGATCGGCCACAAAAGGCGGCGTGCCTTATCGAGGTTCACGTTATCCGGCCACGAGTTCAGCGGCGCGAAACGCTGGGTGCCCGAGGTCGAACCGCCGCGACCGTCACCGGTGCGGTAGGTGCCTGCGCTGTGCCACGCCATACGGATAAAGAGCGGGCCGTAGTGACCGTAGTCGGCAGGCCACCAATCTTTCGAATCCGTCATCAGATCATGGAGGTCTTTTTTCAGCGCATCGTAGTCGAGTGCGTTGAAGGCTTCTGCATAATCGAAATCGGCCAGCGGGTCGGACGCGGGCGCGTTCTGGTGCAGGATTTTCAGATTGAGCTGGTTCGGCCACCAATCACGGTTCGAACGACCGGAATGACGGGTGTGCTTTGCGCCGTGCATGACGGGGCAGCCTGCGGGGGTATCGTTACCGTCCATTTTGTCCTCCCAAGGGATCATCAATTCAAAATCTAGGATGACGGTAGCCGAGTCGCTCCATAATGATAATTTTGAAGTTCTATGCGCAGCGATTAGTAAAACTTATGGGTGGACAGAAACGGAAAAGCGGCACCGTTTCCGGCGCCGCTTGTCTCATCAATACCATTTTGCCATCGGAGGCAGGCTCATCAGAACCGCGTTGGCATCATGCCCCGTGGCGAGGCCGAATTTGGTGCCGCGGTCATAGACAAGGTTGTACTCGGCATAGAGCCCGCGGTGCTGAAGCTGGGTTTCCTTGTCCGCATCATCCCAAGGCGTATTCCGGCGCTTTTCGGTCACGGGAACAAAGGCAGGCAGGAATGCTTTGCCGATGTCTTGCGTCAGGGCAAAGTCGGCCTGCCAGTCGCCCGAGTTCTGGTCATCCATAAAGATGCCACCGACGCCGCGCGCGCGATTGCGGTGGGGAATATAGAAGTACTCGTCCGCCCACTCTTTCAGACGCGGATAGAGGTCTTCTCCATGCGGATCGAGGTGCTGTTTCTGTACTGCATGGAAATGTGCGGTGTCCTCGTCATACTCGATGCACGGATTCAGGTCCGAGCCGCCGCCAAACCACCAAGCGTTCGGGGTCCAGAACATACGCGTGTTCATGTGGACCGCAGGTGTGTGCGGGTTCTGCATGTGCGCAACGAGCGAAATGCCCGAAGCCCAGAAACGCGGATCATCCGCAATTCCCGGAACGCCGCGCGCCGCCATCGAACGCTGAGCCGCAGGGCCGAGGGTACCGAACACTTCGGAAATATTGACGCCGACTTTCTCGAAAACGCGGCCTCCACGCATGACGCTCATCAGGCCGCCACCAGCGTCGGAGCCGTCATCGGCGGAGCGCTTGGTCTCTGTCACTTCAAAACGTCCGGCGGGCTGATCCGCGAATAGGCCGGTCTCTTGCGTGTCTTCAAGATTTTCGAACGCAGCTACGATCTGGTCACGAAGGGTCCGGAACCATGCCGCTGCGGTCGCTTTTTCCTGCTCCATCATGTCGGTCATCGCCTCATTCTCCGTTCGATATTGAATATCAACGGCCCATATCAATTAAAACGTATGTCGACTACTGCTATGGAGTTCCATCATGAAGCGCTTACTGCTTCTCATCCCCCTCGGTCTCGCCGCATGCGCCAGCCCGCAAGAACGCTGCATCAGCCAAGCGCAGCGCAACCTCAACGTCGTGAACAATCTGATTACCGTCACGCGTGGCAATATCGAACGCGGCTACGCTATCGAGGAACGTCAGGAAGTGCGCACCGTGAATCGCGTCTGTTCGGACGAACTGGATAGCGGCGAGGTCGTGCGCGTACCGTGTCAGCAGGTCATCACCGAGGACGTCAACGTGCCGGTTGCGATCGACCTGAATGCCGAAACGGCCAAGCTGGAATCGCTGATCGACCGCCGCGACGCGCTACAGGCCAGCGTGGGTAGCGCCATCGCGCAATGTCAGGCGCAGTATCCCGAAACCTGATTAGTGGGCGGGACAGCCCACTGCGTCGATCAGGGTGCGCCCGCCATCTACGGTGATAATCTGGCCGGTGACAAAATCGGATGCGTCGCAGGCCAGATATTGCACCGCCTCGCAAACCTCGAGCGGGCTCGCGATCCGCTGGAGCGGGGTGTGGCGCAGGATGTCTTCGCGATAATCGTCGTGCTCTTTGAGCTTTCCCTTGAGGCTGGCGCTCATGACGCTGCCGAAGGCAACGGCGTTCACGCGCACACGGTTCGGCGCGAGTGCTACCGCCAGCGATCGGGTCATCTGGTCAGAGGCAGCCGCCGAAATCGAATAGGCCATCAGATCAGGGTGCGTACGGCGCGCGGCAATCGACGACAGGTTGATAATCGTGCCGACGGTCTCATCCTCGCGGTCTTCCGACAGCTTGATCATCTTACGAGCGACAGCCTGGCTCAGCTTCAGCGCGGTCAGCATGTTCTGTTCGAGCAGCATCATGACACTGTCATCATCAGGGCTCAGCGGATCGGTCGGCATCACCTGACGCGATGCGTTCACCAGAATGTCGATGCCGTCGAACGCGTCCATCGTCGCGGACAGCAGGTTCTTTACGTTCAGCTTCTTGCGCAGGTCGCCGGCAAAGATGCGCGCCGGACCATCGGGTTCGAAGTCGGACATAACCTCGCGCTGGAGCGCCTCTTCGTCCATGTCGGCGAACATGACATTCGCGCCCTGCTCGACGAAATGACGGCCGATGGCCAGACCGACGCCGTTGGCGCCACCGGTCACAATCGCGGTCTTACCTGCAAGAGAGAAGGACATCTGAAAACTCCGGTAGCCTGAATAACTTAGCGAATGGGCTTGGATGCAAGGAATAGCTTGAAAGCGCCGTCGCCGCCAATCTCTTCGACGTGACGGAATTTCTCGCGCAGCGTGACTTCGTAAGGAAGGTGACGGTTTGCGACCATCCACAGATTGCCCGACGGCGTGAGGTTACGCGCGGCGGCAGCGATGAACGCTTTGCCAAGTCCCGGATCACCTGCGCGGCCCGTGTGGAACGGCGGGTTCATGACGATGCCTTGGTAGGGCTGGCTCGCGGTCCACTTGGTCGCGTCAGCCCAGTGGAAATTCGCGCGGGCATCGGTGACGTTCATTTCGGCGCAATTCAACGACAGCGCTTCCGCTTCGATCAGGTCGAGCGACTGGACGTTCGGGCTCTTCAGCACTTCGCCAGAGAGATAGCCCCAGCCCGCACCGAAATCGGCCATGCGCGACGGCAGCTTTTCGGGCAGTGCCTTGGCCAGCAGCGCCGAACCACGATCAATCGCGCCATCAGAGAACGCACCCGCAGTGGTCCAGAACCCATGCTCGCCCTGCTGCGCGCCGGTGTCGACCCAGTCGGCGAACGCATCAGTGCCCTCGAACCAGAACATGCGGCCGTGTGCCTTGGTCACTGTCGGCAAATCGCCGAGGCGCTTGCGGCACTCTTTATATATGCTGTCGATACCATCGGTCTTTTGGCCGTCGACAATCACTAGGCCCGACTTCGAAGCCTCGGCAATCATCGCGCGGGCAAGGCCCTTTGCGCGCGGCACCACAACGATCGTCGTAGCGGCAGCACCATCACCGAGCTTGTAGCCCGCAGTTTCCCACGCTTCGGCGGCAGGTTTGAAACCGGTGTCGATGAACACGCGTTCGCGGGGCAGCTCGGCCACTTCATAGTCGACGTCAGGGCGCATGATTTTGATGTCGCCTTCCAGCAACGACAGAAGGCCCTCGGTCAGGGCCGTGGACAAACGGGAGCGGGACATATCGTCAGGACCTTACGGGACGCGAAGGCGTCACTCTTTTTCCATGGTGCATTGCAGCGGGTGCTGGTGCCGTTGGGCAAAATCCATCACCTGAGCAACTTTGGTTTCGGCAATCTCGTGCGAGAAGACACCGGCAACGGCGACGCCTTTCTTGTGCACGGTCAGCATCAGCTCGAACGCTTGGGCATGGGTCATGCCGAAGAAACGCTCGAGCACATGAACAACGAACTCCATCGGAGTATAGTCGTCGTTCAGGATCAGAACCTTGTAGAGCGGTGGACGCTTCGTCTTGGGGCGCACGTCAAGTTTGACGCCGAAATCGCCGTCGTCATCATCGCCATTCTGCGCCATCATCAAGATGTCAGCTGTCATGTTCTACCGTTATCTGGTGGGGCCATTGCGGATGTATATAGTCAGACATACCCATAAGAAAACCCCGCAGTTATTCAGGACACTTTCAAATGGCGCACAGATGGACAATCGCTTTCGATGCTGACGACACGCTCTGGCACAATGAGCGGTTCTTCAAACTCAGCCAGAAGAAGTTTGCTGACCTGCTTTCCGATTATGTGGAGCCGGACCACCTGCATGACAGGCTGCTCGCGGCGGAGCGCAAGAACATCGCGTTCTACGGTTTCGGGATCAAAGGCTTCACCCTGTCCATGATCGAAACTGCGCTCGAAGTGACGGAAGGCCGCGTTTCACAACACGTTATTCAGCAGCTTCTTGATAACGGACGTGAAATGCTGCGCCACCCGATCGAACTGCTTGAAGGCGTCGGAGAGACGATTCCCCGACTCGCTGCGGACTACGATCTGCTGGTCATCACTAAGGGCGACCTGCTCGATCAGGAAAGGAAGGTGGCCCAATCCGGCCTCGGAGACCACTTTTCTGCCGTCGAAATCGTCAGCGACAAAACTGCAGAGGTCTATCAGCGGATTTTTGCTCGTCATGACACCGCCCGCGTGATGATGGTCGGCAATTCGCTGAAATCGGATGTGATTCCAGCCATCGAGGCGGGCGCTTGGGGCGTCTATGTGCCCCATGAATTAACGTGGGAATACGAAAAAGCGGACGAACCCGACCACGCCCGATTCTGCAAAATCAGAAGCCTAAACGACCTACCCGATCTGATAGCCAAGCTCGGATAGATTGCAGACGCGATTTCGCCGCTTTGTCACATCTTGTGCCAATAGCTAACAAAACAACGAGATTTACGATTCTGCTACAATTGCGCCGTGCAGGCCGCTGAAAAAGGGGAGTTTGCGCAATCAGATCGCTGTGTTACGCTCACTGTTAATTACAGAGGTGCCACCAAAAATTCGGCACCCAGAGGCAGTAAAAAATGGTGAGCGACGTGGCAGGTCGTCCGAATATCCGGACCCTAATTGGGGTATTATTCCTTGGTGCATTGTGGCTTTTGTCCTTTGCGCCCCAACAGGCGAGTGCGGTTCCTAGCGCGCACTATGTAATCGACGCCCGCACGGGCGAGGTTTTCCAAACCTACAACTCCGATACGCGGCTTCATCCGGCGTCTCTGACGAAGATGATGACACTCTACCTCGCGTTTCAGGCGATGGAGCGTGGTGAGATTACGGCGGATACGCCGGTGACCATCACCAGCGCCGCGTCATCGGAGCCGCCGAGCAAGCTTGGCCTGCGTACGGGGCAGCAAATTCGCTTCCGTTACCTTGTACGCGCTGCGGCCGTGAAGTCGGCCAATGACGCTGCCACCGCGATCGGGATCGCGCTTGAGGGCTCCGAAGAAGCCTTCGCCGCCCGTATGAACCGCATGGCGCAGTCGATGGGCATGACCCGCACGACCTTCCGCAATGCAAACGGCCTCACGCAGTCCGGCCACCTGTCGACCGCTCGCGATATGTCTGTACTGGGGCGTCACGTCGTCTACGACTTCCCGCAGTATTACAACATCTTCTCTCGCACCTCGACCGACGCGGGCATGGCGACCGTTTACAACACGAACCGCCGCTTCCTTGGTGCGTATCGCGGTGCTGACGGCATCAAGACCGGCTTTACCAACGCTGCAGGTTACAACCTTGTCGCTTCGGCGCAGCGCGGTAACGTCCGCATCATCGCTGTTGTCATGGGCTCGACCTCGACTCCGGCCCGTAACGCCAAAGCAGCCGAGTTGCTGGATATCGGTTTTGCCCGTGCGCCAAGCAATGCTCGCATCGCGCGTCCGCCCCTGCCCGCCTATTCGCCGGGTAATGGTTCGGCCCCGATCGTGACGGCGAATGCCGCTGAAGCCGTCAACGTTCCGGCCGGCAAAATCATCCGCACCACCGGCGCAGTGCTTGTCAGCGCAAGGCCGGTTGGACGCGCAATGCCGAACACGCCGATGGATCCAGACGAGGCCCAAGCCGTCGCCCAAGCGCTCGCCGCTGCGATGGCCGTAACTGCAGAAGTCGCAGCGCCGACAGAAGTTGCCGAAGCTGTCGTCGAGCCTGTGCTCGAGCCGGTCATCGAAGCCGTCGTTGCTGGTCTGGAAGAAGCGCCAATGCCGCGTATTCGCCCTGCGCAGATCGTTCCGGCCGAGGAGCTGGTTCAGGTCGCTGCGGTCGAACCCGATGTTGCTACTGATCCGGCCGATATCGCCGCCGCCGTTGCTCAAGCGACCACCGTCGCCGCTGAAGAGCCGGTCGTCGTGACCCGCGTTTCGACGTCGGGTGGTCAGCACTGGGGCATCAACGTGGGCCGCTACAACTCGCGCTATGAGGCCGAGCGCATTCTGGTGCGTGTTGCTCTGAACGAGATGAGCAGCCTTGACGGTACGGTGCGCCGCGTCGTGCAAAGCCCGCGCGGCTTCGACGCGAACTTCATGGGCATGACCCGTGAACGCGCCGAACTGGCCTGTCGCCGCCTTCAGGCGCGCGACCAGACCTGCTTCATGGTTGGTCAGGCAGAATAAGAAGCGGCACGGCCGTCAAAGGCCGCCGCCATCAATTCGCGGGTGTAGTCGGTTTGCGGATTATCGAATACCGCATCCACTTCACCCGCTTCCACAACATCACCGTTACGCATGACCATAATCCGGTGCGAGAGCGCGCGGACGACGGTCAAATCGTGCGAAATGAACAGATACGCCAGTCCGTGCTTGCGCTGTAGATCGCGGAGTAGATCGACGATCTGCACCTGAACCGTGCGATCGAGCGCCGAAGTTGGTTCGTCCAGAACCACAAGCTTCGGACGCAGAACCATCGCACGCGCAATCGCAATACGCTGGCGCTGACCACCCGAGAATTCATGCGGGTAACGGTTCATCATCGCGGGGTCGAGGCCGACCTCCGTCATAATTTCCGCCACCATATCGTGCCGGCTGCGGGTCGGGTCGATTTTGTGGATGCCCAGTCCCTCGGCAATGATCTGTTCGACCGTCATACGAGGTGACAGCGAGCCGTAGGGGTCTTGGAATACGATCTGCATATCTGCGCGGAGCGGGCGCAGTTCGCGCTGACTGAGGCCATTCGTATCCTTGCCGATGAACGCGATGCGCCCCTTCGACTGGATCAAGCGCATGACAGCGAGCGCGAGGGTCGTCTTGCCCGAACCGGATTCGCCGACGATGCCGAGCGTTTCCCCTGCCCTCACGGTCAGTGATGCACTGTTCACCGCTTTGACGTAGCCAGCAGTGCGGCGAAACAGGCCACGTCGGATGGGGAACCAGATACGCAGTTCGTCAGTCTCTGCGATGACGGGCGCATTCTCCGGCACCGGTACAGGACGCCCCTGCGCTTCGGCAGCGAGGAGCATCTGCGTATAAGGGTGTTGCGGATTGCCGAAGACCTCTGCGGTCGTTCCGTGCTCCACGATCTCGCCGTCTTTCATCACGCAGACGCGGTCAGCTATTTTGCGAACGATGGTAAGGTCGTGCGTGATGAAGAGCATCGCCATGCCCTCCTCGCGCTTGAGCTCGTCCATAAGTTCAAGGATTTGCGCCTGAATAGTCACATCCAGCGCGGTCGTCGGCTCATCCGCGATCAGCAGGTCGGGTCCATTCGCCAGTGCCATCGCGATCATTACACGCTGACGCTGACCGCCCGACAGTTCGTGGGGGAAGCTTTTCAGACGAGACTCGGCATCTCGGATACCGACGCGGGTGAGCAGTTCGATGATGCGTTCACGAACCGCTCCGCCGCGCTTCCCTTGGTGAAGCTCGATCACCTCGCGCAGCTGCTTTTCGATGGTGTGCAGCGGGTTGAGCGAGGTCATCGGCTCTTGGAAGATGAAGCTGATGTCGTTGCCACGCACAGACTGCAGGGTCTTCTCGTCCGCCTTCGCCAGCTCCGTATCCTTGTACAGGATCGAGCCTTCGATCTCTGCGTTGTCAGGGAGCAGATCGACGGTCGACAGCGCGGTCACCGATTTGCCCGAACCGGATTCGCCTACAAGAGCGACAGTCTCACCCCGCTGGATATCGAACGACACGCCATGCACGGCGGGACGCAATTCGCCGTCCTGACGGAAGGCGATCTTGAGGTCGGAAACTCGAAGCAGCGGGGTCATTTGAATGTCTTTCGCGGGTCGAACGCATCGCGGACGCCTTCGAAGATGAAGACCAGAAGCGACAGCATGAATGCGAAGGTGAAGAAGGCGGTAAAGCCAAGCCAAGGCGCCCACGGGTACCGCTTGGCCTGAACCGTGAGGTGACCGAGCGATGGGGCCGAGCTGGGAAGGCCGAAGCCGAGGAAGTCGAGCGTCGCCAGCGTCGCGATCGCGCCGGTCAGCAGGAACGGCAGCATGGTGAGCGTCGCAACCATCGCGTTCGGCAGGACATGGCGGATCATGATCGTCCGGTCACGCACGCCAAGCGCGCGGGCGGCCCGCACATATTCGAGGTTCCGCGCGCGCAGGAACTCAGCGCGCACGACACCAACCAAGGCAGGCCAACTGAACAGCACGGTAATCACCACGAGCAGCCAGAACGATTTCCCTAGGATCGCAACAAGGATCATCATCACATAGAGCGACGGCATCCCACCCCAGATTTCGATAAAGCGCTGGAAGGTCAGGTCGAGCCAACCGCCGAAATAGCCCTGCACAGCACCGGCCAGAACACCGACAACGGACGAGATCGACACAACAACAAGCGCAAAGCTGATTGACAGGCGGAAACCGTAGATGACACGGGCCAGCACGTCGCGCTTCGTGTCGTCGGTTCCCAACAGGTTGTCCTTGCTCGGCGGAGCCGGAGCGACGCCTTGGGTATCCACGATGGTGTCGTACTTGTACGGAATAGGCGGCCAGATCATCCAACCCTTGGAGAAGTCAGTGACGTCCGGCGTGCCGCCTGCTTCGACCTCTTCATAGATACCTTCGGGATCGTCGAAACATTCATCGGCGCCGCCGGTCACGATCAGGCACTTTACTTCGGGGGACGAATAGACAGCCTCGGTCGGGAAATCGCCGTTGAAATCACGTTCCGAATAGAAGGTCAGCACGGGGCTGCGAAGCTCGCCGCGATAGGACACGAGGATCGGTTTGTCGTTGGCCAGAAACTCGGCGAACAGGCTGATGAAGAATAGTGTGCCGAGGATGATCAGCGACCATAGGGCACGGCGGTTGCGCTTGAAGTTGCGCAAGCGCCGTTGGTTCAGAGGAGAAAGACGCATGCGTTAGCCCCTCGACTCGAAGTCGATCCGCGGATCGATGAAGATGTAAGTGATGTCAGTGATAATCCCGACGAGCAGGCCCATCAGCGAGAACACGTAGAGCGTTGCGAACACCACCGGATAGTCACGGTTCAGCGTGGCCTCATAGCCCATGCGCCCAAGCCCATCGAGGCTGAAAAGCGTCTCGATAATCAGCGAGCCACCGAAAAACACCGAGATGAACAGCGCCGGAAAGCCGGAGATCACGATGAGCATCGCGTTTCGGAAAACGTGCCCGTAGAGCACCCGTCGCTCGCCAAGGCCCTTGGCCCGCGCCGTTACGACGTACTGCTTCTTGATCTCGTCAAGGAAGCTGTTCTTGGTCAGCAGGCTGAGCGTCGCAAACGCGGAAATCGTCGAGGCCAGAACTGGCAGCGTGATGTGCCATAGGTAATCGAGAGCCTTCCCAATCGGGCTCAGCTCTTCCCAATTGGAACTGGTGAGGCCCCGCAATGGGAAAATGCTGAAATACGAGCCACCGGCAAATAGAACGATCAAAAGGATCGCGAACAGGAACCCCGGCACCGCGTAGGCGACGATGATCATGCCCGACGTCCAGGTATCGAACGACGTTCCATCACGCACCGCTTTCTTGATCCCGAGCGGAATGGAAATGCAGTAGGCAATCAGAGTCGACCACAAGCCGAGCGTGATGGACACAGGCATTTTCTCCAGCACCAGATCGACGACCGAGATTTTGCGCGACCAGCTCTCGCCGAAATCGAAGCGGATGTAATCCCACATCATGATGAGAAACCGTTCGAGCGGCGGCTTGTCGAACCCGTAGCGGATTTCGAGCTCTTCGATGTACTTGGGGTCGATACCCTGTGCGCCAGGATAGGCGCTCGTCGCGGCCGTACCCGTTGCCTCGATCTCGAAATCGGCGGACCCGCCGGAAATATTGGCGAACGCATCGCCCATACCTTCAAGCTCGGCCAGCTTTTGTTCGATCGGACCACCCGGAAGGAACTGAATGACGGCGAAGTTGAGTACCATGATCCCGAGCAACGTCGGGATCATCAGCAAAAGCCGTCGGAAAATATATGCGCCCATTGATCTGCCTTACAGGCCGTTCCGCAGTGCGCCTGCCTCTTTTAGCGCTTGGCCTTTGTCAGCGTTGTACCACCAGAAGTCGAGATAGCCCAGATCGTAAGGCGGCAGCGGATCGGGGTGCTCGTACATGTCGTAGTAGGCGACCCAATAGTTCGGCAGGTACCAAACCGGCACGATATAAAGGTCCTTGCGCATGATCCGGTCGATTGCACGCACACCAGCGGTCATTTCATCGTAGCTGTCGGCGTTCTTCACGATTTCGATGATCTGGTCGACGGCCGGATTGCTGTAGTGCGCGGGGTTGAAGACATCGCCCGCGCCGTCGCTCCCGAAGCGCTGGCCAAGGCTCTCGCCTTCGATCAGGCCGACATTGTAACCGTCCAGTGTCATGTCGAAGTCGAAGCCACGGGTCCGCTCCATATACTGAACCGAGTCGATCTGGTTCCATTCGGCATCCACACCTAGGCGGCGCAGGTTGTCGATAAACGGCGCCACAACGCGTTCAATGGTCGGCGCGTAGCCGAGGAATTCAAGAGTGAGCGGTTGGCCGTCTTTTTCTAGCATACCGTTCGGGCCAGGTACGTAGCCTGCCTCCTCCATCAGCGCGAGCGCTTGACGCAGGTTGCGGCGGTCAAGTTGACTGTCGCCAGAAGTATGCGGCGTGGTGACTTCATCCGTGAGGATCGACGGGTCGATCAGGTCGGAAACCGACTCGAGGATTTCCAACTCGCGGCCTTCCGGCACGCCGTTGGCCTGAAGGTCGGTGCCTTGCCAGAAACTTTCACGCTGCGAAAACAGCCCGTACTGAAGGTTGTCGTTGGTCCAAGTGAAGTTGAACATCAGCGAAATCGCTTCGCGGACTTTCGGGTCCTGGAACTTCTCTTTGGTCAGGTTGAACACGAAACCGGTCGCGCTCGGGACGTTGCCCTTATCCAGCGCTTCCTTTTTCACCCAGCCGTTGTTGATGGCGGGGAAGTCGTAAGCCGTCGCCCATGAGAGCGACGAATTCTCCTGACGGAAGGTGAATTCACCTGCCTTGAACGCTTCAAAGGCAACGTTGGTATCGGCGAAGTACTCGACCCGGATACTGTCGAAGTTGTTGCGACCGATGTTCAGCGGCACGTCCTCGCCCCAGAAATCGGGGTTCCGCTCGTAGATGATCTGGTGGTTCACCTCGTAGCTGCCGACCGTGTACGGGCCGGTGCCGGGGCTGGTTTCAAAACGGGCCTCGTCGAGGCGGGCGCCGGTTTCCTCGTACCACTTCTTCGAGAAGATCGACGTCGCACCCATCTGTTCGATCAGACCGTTGCGCGGAGCGTCGGGGTTGAAGGTGAACTTGATCGTGCGATCGTCGATGACTTCGACAGTGTCGATCATCTTGCTGACGCCGAAACGATAGGATTCGGTGCCCTGCTCCAGCAGCAGGTTGAAGCTGAACTCGATATCCGCAGCAGTCAGCGGCGTACCGTCCGAGAATTCGACATCGTCGCGCAGGTGGAAGATCACCCAGTCCTTGCTCTCGGGGTACTCCATCGTGGTGCAGAGGTAACAGTACGCACCATCCGGATCGTCCGCAGTGCCAACCAACATGCTCTCGTACATCATCGACGACAGATAGCCGGGGGTGCCCTCTTGGGTCGCGTAGGGGTTCATGTTATCGAAACCGCCGGTCATCCAGACCGAGATTTCGCCGCCTTTGGGCGCATCGGGGTTTACGTAGTCGAGGTGTTCGAAACTCGGATCATCATAGACGAGATTGCCGTAGGTCGAGATGCCGTGCGTGGTGATGAGGTTGTCATCCTGCGCAAAGGCTTGGCTTGCGAAGGCGCCTGCGGCAAGCACGACGCCGCCAAGAAGCATGAGATGTCCGCTCTGCGTTGGTTTGGCGAGTGCAATCGAACTAGCGGCGCGGCGATGCTTCATAAACGTAATCCCTTGAAGAGTGGCGTTTGTCTGAGGCTACGGTCCGTCACACATCTGTTTCAAGCGATGATTACTGTTTGACACCTTGGATGAATGGAATTTGACCAATTCGTGATCCACGCAAAGCAAAAGGCCGCCCCGAAGGACGGCCTTTGTAAATTCTGTCAGCAGTAAAGCTTACTGGCCGATGGTCGACAGGTACGCGATCAGGTCGGCGCGGTCCTGGATTTTCGGCAGACCGGCGAAGCCCATTGCGGTGCCCGGTGCGAAGCCGCGCGGGTTCTCGATGAAGTGGCTCAGGTTTTCCGGGGTCCAGACGTCGACGACCTCTTCCAGCGCGCCCGAATAGGCGAAACCTTCGATGCTGTCGACCGGACGGCCAACAACGCCGTAGAGGCTCGGGCCGGTGCCGTTCACGCCTTCTTCGAGCTTGTGGCACGATGCGCACTTGCGGAAAACTTTTTCGCCAGCAGCAGCGTCGGCGCTTGCGAAGACTTCTTCAAACGACGGACCTTCTTCAGCCGGCTCATCCGAAGCACCGGTGTCGATCACATACGCTTGCGCGTGATCGCCATGGCCACCTTCGTTGGCGGTGTAGATTTCCTCAGCGGCCCAGCCGCCCAGCAGAAAAACAAGCCAGGCGCCACATACACCGCCCAGAACTTTGGTCATCGTCATTGTGTCGAACATGTCGCGTTCCATTCTGTTCGCAGTTTCGGGGCTATCTACATGGTTCCTGTCCACTCTTGCAAGCAATAGAACCGCGACTTATTGCCCAAAAAACAATATTGAGGGGCTGAGGAGG
Above is a window of Marivivens aquimaris DNA encoding:
- a CDS encoding extracellular solute-binding protein, encoding MKHRRAASSIALAKPTQSGHLMLLGGVVLAAGAFASQAFAQDDNLITTHGISTYGNLVYDDPSFEHLDYVNPDAPKGGEISVWMTGGFDNMNPYATQEGTPGYLSSMMYESMLVGTADDPDGAYCYLCTTMEYPESKDWVIFHLRDDVEFSDGTPLTAADIEFSFNLLLEQGTESYRFGVSKMIDTVEVIDDRTIKFTFNPDAPRNGLIEQMGATSIFSKKWYEETGARLDEARFETSPGTGPYTVGSYEVNHQIIYERNPDFWGEDVPLNIGRNNFDSIRVEYFADTNVAFEAFKAGEFTFRQENSSLSWATAYDFPAINNGWVKKEALDKGNVPSATGFVFNLTKEKFQDPKVREAISLMFNFTWTNDNLQYGLFSQRESFWQGTDLQANGVPEGRELEILESVSDLIDPSILTDEVTTPHTSGDSQLDRRNLRQALALMEEAGYVPGPNGMLEKDGQPLTLEFLGYAPTIERVVAPFIDNLRRLGVDAEWNQIDSVQYMERTRGFDFDMTLDGYNVGLIEGESLGQRFGSDGAGDVFNPAHYSNPAVDQIIEIVKNADSYDEMTAGVRAIDRIMRKDLYIVPVWYLPNYWVAYYDMYEHPDPLPPYDLGYLDFWWYNADKGQALKEAGALRNGL
- a CDS encoding c-type cytochrome, which translates into the protein MFDTMTMTKVLGGVCGAWLVFLLGGWAAEEIYTANEGGHGDHAQAYVIDTGASDEPAEEGPSFEEVFASADAAAGEKVFRKCASCHKLEEGVNGTGPSLYGVVGRPVDSIEGFAYSGALEEVVDVWTPENLSHFIENPRGFAPGTAMGFAGLPKIQDRADLIAYLSTIGQ
- a CDS encoding ABC transporter permease; this encodes MRLSPLNQRRLRNFKRNRRALWSLIILGTLFFISLFAEFLANDKPILVSYRGELRSPVLTFYSERDFNGDFPTEAVYSSPEVKCLIVTGGADECFDDPEGIYEEVEAGGTPDVTDFSKGWMIWPPIPYKYDTIVDTQGVAPAPPSKDNLLGTDDTKRDVLARVIYGFRLSISFALVVVSISSVVGVLAGAVQGYFGGWLDLTFQRFIEIWGGMPSLYVMMILVAILGKSFWLLVVITVLFSWPALVGVVRAEFLRARNLEYVRAARALGVRDRTIMIRHVLPNAMVATLTMLPFLLTGAIATLATLDFLGFGLPSSAPSLGHLTVQAKRYPWAPWLGFTAFFTFAFMLSLLVFIFEGVRDAFDPRKTFK
- a CDS encoding microcin C ABC transporter permease YejB gives rise to the protein MGAYIFRRLLLMIPTLLGIMVLNFAVIQFLPGGPIEQKLAELEGMGDAFANISGGSADFEIEATGTAATSAYPGAQGIDPKYIEELEIRYGFDKPPLERFLIMMWDYIRFDFGESWSRKISVVDLVLEKMPVSITLGLWSTLIAYCISIPLGIKKAVRDGTSFDTWTSGMIIVAYAVPGFLFAILLIVLFAGGSYFSIFPLRGLTSSNWEELSPIGKALDYLWHITLPVLASTISAFATLSLLTKNSFLDEIKKQYVVTARAKGLGERRVLYGHVFRNAMLIVISGFPALFISVFFGGSLIIETLFSLDGLGRMGYEATLNRDYPVVFATLYVFSLMGLLVGIITDITYIFIDPRIDFESRG